The segment CAGCAATTGTACCTTGTTTGGCTAATGGTATATCCAACACTTCTAAGCCAAAACCTGTTACGTTAGCTTTACGTCCTAACGCAATGAGCAGCTGATCAAAAACAATACTCACTTCCAGGCTATTTTTATCTGTACAAATCAGGGTCTTTTGGCCATCAATCAGTTCAAAGCGCTGTGCCTGATGTTGTAGGCGCAAATCAACCCCTTCTTGCTTAAATCGTGCTTGAACAATCTCCGATACTTCTGGATCTTCACGCTTCATTAAACGACTATTGCGTTCTACCTGTATGACTTGACTGCCCAAGCGGGCAAAGCTCTGTGCCAGCTCACAGCCAATAGGCCCGCCACCGAGAATTAAAAAACGCTTGGGCAACGCTTCTAAGTCCCACAAATTATCTGAAGTCAAATAGCCGACCTCATCCAAGCCTGGTAATGCAGGGACAAAGGGACGCGCACCGGTGGCTATTACAATGTTCTTTGTTGATAGCGTATGGCCATTAATTTCAACACTAAAAGGCGAGGTGATTTTGGCCTCACCCTGCAGGCATTCAACGCCTAGCTTTGAGTAACGTTCGACGGAGTCATGGGGTTCAACCAGGCTAATGACTCGACGCACCCGTTGCATAATATCTTTAAAGTCAAAGTCTGTTTCACTCGCCTTAAAACCAAATTCTTGGGCCCTTGAAACATGGGATTTGAATTTTGCCGAGCGAATTAATGCCTTTGAAGGCACGCAACCGGTGTTGAGACAATCGCCACCCATTTTATTTTTTTCTATCAAGGTCACTTTAGCTTTCACAGCAGCGGCAATATAGGAAGTAACCAAACCGGCTGCACCGGCACCAATAACAATCAAATTCCGATCAAAAGTTTTAGGTTTGCTATAGCCTTTATAAACCTGATTTGCCTTAATAATATTTAATATTTTTTTGGCTAATAAAGGAAAAATACCTAATAGTGTGAAGGAAATGATTAAGGGCAAAGATAAAATCCCTGATGCCGATTCCAACTGCCCTAATTGAGTGCCGGCATTGATATAAACAGCAGTCCCAGCTAACATCCCTAACTGACTCACCCAATAAAATGTGCGGGTTTTTATCGGTGTTAATGCCATTACAAGGTTGATCATAAAAAAAGGAAAG is part of the sulfur-oxidizing endosymbiont of Gigantopelta aegis genome and harbors:
- a CDS encoding FAD-dependent oxidoreductase; translation: MSTNKNNYQKILVLSLVAIAISAFFAFDLSQYLSFSYLKANQLQFNDYYQQNPWLVSMSFFVIYIVSVALSVPGATLLTLMGGAVFGFTWGLILISFASSIGATLAFLVARFLLRDSVQNRFGKHLQRINEGIEKEGAFYLFTLRLVPAFPFFMINLVMALTPIKTRTFYWVSQLGMLAGTAVYINAGTQLGQLESASGILSLPLIISFTLLGIFPLLAKKILNIIKANQVYKGYSKPKTFDRNLIVIGAGAAGLVTSYIAAAVKAKVTLIEKNKMGGDCLNTGCVPSKALIRSAKFKSHVSRAQEFGFKASETDFDFKDIMQRVRRVISLVEPHDSVERYSKLGVECLQGEAKITSPFSVEINGHTLSTKNIVIATGARPFVPALPGLDEVGYLTSDNLWDLEALPKRFLILGGGPIGCELAQSFARLGSQVIQVERNSRLMKREDPEVSEIVQARFKQEGVDLRLQHQAQRFELIDGQKTLICTDKNSLEVSIVFDQLLIALGRKANVTGFGLEVLDIPLAKQGTIAVNEYLQTKFPNIYACGDVAGPYQFTHTAAHQAWYASVNSLFRGFKAFKADYSVIPWATFTDPEVARVGLNELEAKEQNIAYELSQFEIDDLDRAIADEEAHGFIKVLTVPGKDKILGVTIVGEHAGDLIAEYVSAMRHGIGLNKILSTIHIYPTLAEANKYVAGQWKQAHKPEKILGWLEKFHQWRRGG